A portion of the Esox lucius isolate fEsoLuc1 chromosome 20, fEsoLuc1.pri, whole genome shotgun sequence genome contains these proteins:
- the LOC105007748 gene encoding protein FAM126B isoform X1: MLGTGSEPRGVVEEWLSEFKTLPETHISTYAGSLHLKKCLVPALYRVIQDSSSELLEPVCHQLFELYRSSEDRLRRFTLQFLPELVWVYLRITASRDRQSNGCIEALLLGIYNLEIVDKDGNSKLLSFTIPSLSKPSMYHEPSSLGSMGLTEGALSHHDLIRVVYSGLHPQRETFTAQNRFEVLCFLMLCYNSAVVYMPLSSYQAVCRMSSRLCVCGFPRQQQKLWREPCNRVVLEPEFMVQMLTAVYHAIYNGEWEMGKEALEDILYRAQLELYSQPLLLGNAMMSSLPDSAPDETLGRKVLQVEVTPTVSRISRSAITAASIRRHRWKREDCFDSNEADLHITVTPSHTSWDPATSGEQGGRGYRSIPPVALEDADGMSVGEDSFNLNDPDEGFSSGASNSSQPSATKLGGPAPRAGSQRSSAVRKTVTARLSRERDRDREKELMQREKELEKMKEQERVRERERELERARERERERVRMAENRRELFSDIQAMPTALRRRQQAPPIPPPSAPLTMDTIEIELSPINKQMSSPGPASSPSPCPLVRTVSSSSSKSLYEGVNMNLNGGSSRGGDFGGSGGLEGALGGMGASAGGGAHRYSTISLQEEVLARPEENQELLSPGAPLTKQSRSPSFNMQIISQV, from the exons ATGCTTGGCACTGGCTCAGAGCCCAGAGGAGTGGTGGAGGAATGGCTGTCAGAATTCAAG ACCCTACCAGAAACCCACATCTCCACCTACGCTGGCAGTCTCCATCTGAAGAAGTGTCTGGTGCCGGCTCTCTACAGAGTCATCCAGGACAGCAGCAGCGAG cTCCTGGAGCCAGTGTGTCACCAGTTGTTTGAGTTGTACCGGAGCTCTGAGGACCGCTTGAGACGTTTCACATTGCAGTTTCTCCCTGAGCTGGTCTGGGTGTACCTCCGCATCACAGCCAGCAGAGACCGCCAGAGCAACGGCTGCATAGAGGCCCTGCTGCTAGGCATATACAACCTG GAGATTGTGGATAAAGATGGAAACAGCAAGCTGCTGTCATTCACCATCCCCTCCTTGTCCAAGCCCTCGATGTACCACGAG CCCTCCAGTCTCGGCTCGATGGGTCTAACAGAGGGAGCTTTAAGCCATCATGACCTTATCAGGGTGGTCTACAGTGGACTGCACCCTCAGAGAGAGACCTTCACTGCCCAGAACAG gTTTGAGGTTCTGTGTTTCCTCATGCTGTGCTACAACTCTGCTGTGGTCTACATGCCTCTGTCCTCCTACCAAGCCGTCTGCCGGATGAGTTCACG gttgtgtgtttgtggttttcCACGGCAGCAACAGAAGTTGTGGAGAGAGCCGTGTAACAGAGTGGTTCTTGAACCAGAGTTCATGGTCCAGATGTTAACTGCTGTCTACCATGCCAT ATACAATGGAGAGTGGGAGATGGGGAAGGAAGCTCTGGAAGACATCCTCTACAGAGCCCAGCTGGAGCTCTATTCTCAGCCTCTACTG CTGGGTAACGCTATGATGAGTTCCCTGCCAGATAGCGCGCCCGACGAGACCCTGGGACGGAAGGTGCTCCAGGTAGAGGTCACCCCAACTGTCAGCCGCATCTCTCGCTCCGCCATCACCGCCGCGTCCATCAGACGACACCGCTGGAAAAGAGAGG ATTGTTTTGACTCAAACGAAGCAGACCTCCACATCACCGTCACACCTAGCCACACCTCATGGGATCCCGCAACCAGTGGAGAGCAAGGCGGGAGGGGCTACAGAAGCATACCCCCTGTGGCATTGGAGG atgCTGATGGGATGAGTGTAGGAGAGGACTCGTTCAATCTCAATGACCCAGATGAAGGTTTCTCCTCGGGAGCGTCCAACAGCAGCCAGCCCAGCGCCACCAAGCTAGGGGGCCCAGCGCCCAGGGCGGGGAGCCAGAGGAGCAGCGCTGTCAGGAAGACTGTCACCGCCAGACTGTcccgggagagagacagagacagggagaaggagctgatgcagagagagaaggagttggagaaaatgaaagaacaggagagagtgcgggagagggagagagagctggagagagcgagggagagggagagggagcgagTGAGGATGGCGGAAAATCGCAGAGAGCTATTCTCAGATATCCAGGCCATGCCCACAGCTCTGAGGCGACGCCAGCAGGCCCCTCCCATTCCACCGCCCTCCGCTCCGCTCACCATGGACACAATCGAGATCGAGCTTAGTCCAATCAATAAGCAGATGTCCTCCCCTGGCCCTGCCTCCAGCCCCTCCCCCTGCCCTTTGGTCAGAACCgtcagctcctcctcctccaagtCACTGTATGAAGGTGTGAACATGAACCTGAATGGCGGCAGCAGCAGAGGGGGTGATTTTGGGGGTTCAGGGGGGCTGGAGGGTGCTTTGGGTGGGATGGGGGCCAGCGCCGGGGGCGGGGCCCACCGCTACTCCACCATCAGCCTGCAAGAGGAGGTGCTGGCCCGGCCTGAGGAGAACCAGGAGTTACTTTCCCCTGGAGCTCCTCTCACCAAGCAGTCCCGCTCTCCCAGCTTTAACATGCAGATCATATCACAGGTGTAG
- the LOC105007748 gene encoding protein FAM126B isoform X2 — MLGTGSEPRGVVEEWLSEFKTLPETHISTYAGSLHLKKCLVPALYRVIQDSSSELLEPVCHQLFELYRSSEDRLRRFTLQFLPELVWVYLRITASRDRQSNGCIEALLLGIYNLEIVDKDGNSKLLSFTIPSLSKPSMYHEPSSLGSMGLTEGALSHHDLIRVVYSGLHPQRETFTAQNRFEVLCFLMLCYNSAVVYMPLSSYQAVCRMSSRLCVCGFPRQQQKLWREPCNRVVLEPEFMVQMLTAVYHAIYNGEWEMGKEALEDILYRAQLELYSQPLLLGNAMMSSLPDSAPDETLGRKVLQVEVTPTVSRISRSAITAASIRRHRWKREDADGMSVGEDSFNLNDPDEGFSSGASNSSQPSATKLGGPAPRAGSQRSSAVRKTVTARLSRERDRDREKELMQREKELEKMKEQERVRERERELERARERERERVRMAENRRELFSDIQAMPTALRRRQQAPPIPPPSAPLTMDTIEIELSPINKQMSSPGPASSPSPCPLVRTVSSSSSKSLYEGVNMNLNGGSSRGGDFGGSGGLEGALGGMGASAGGGAHRYSTISLQEEVLARPEENQELLSPGAPLTKQSRSPSFNMQIISQV, encoded by the exons ATGCTTGGCACTGGCTCAGAGCCCAGAGGAGTGGTGGAGGAATGGCTGTCAGAATTCAAG ACCCTACCAGAAACCCACATCTCCACCTACGCTGGCAGTCTCCATCTGAAGAAGTGTCTGGTGCCGGCTCTCTACAGAGTCATCCAGGACAGCAGCAGCGAG cTCCTGGAGCCAGTGTGTCACCAGTTGTTTGAGTTGTACCGGAGCTCTGAGGACCGCTTGAGACGTTTCACATTGCAGTTTCTCCCTGAGCTGGTCTGGGTGTACCTCCGCATCACAGCCAGCAGAGACCGCCAGAGCAACGGCTGCATAGAGGCCCTGCTGCTAGGCATATACAACCTG GAGATTGTGGATAAAGATGGAAACAGCAAGCTGCTGTCATTCACCATCCCCTCCTTGTCCAAGCCCTCGATGTACCACGAG CCCTCCAGTCTCGGCTCGATGGGTCTAACAGAGGGAGCTTTAAGCCATCATGACCTTATCAGGGTGGTCTACAGTGGACTGCACCCTCAGAGAGAGACCTTCACTGCCCAGAACAG gTTTGAGGTTCTGTGTTTCCTCATGCTGTGCTACAACTCTGCTGTGGTCTACATGCCTCTGTCCTCCTACCAAGCCGTCTGCCGGATGAGTTCACG gttgtgtgtttgtggttttcCACGGCAGCAACAGAAGTTGTGGAGAGAGCCGTGTAACAGAGTGGTTCTTGAACCAGAGTTCATGGTCCAGATGTTAACTGCTGTCTACCATGCCAT ATACAATGGAGAGTGGGAGATGGGGAAGGAAGCTCTGGAAGACATCCTCTACAGAGCCCAGCTGGAGCTCTATTCTCAGCCTCTACTG CTGGGTAACGCTATGATGAGTTCCCTGCCAGATAGCGCGCCCGACGAGACCCTGGGACGGAAGGTGCTCCAGGTAGAGGTCACCCCAACTGTCAGCCGCATCTCTCGCTCCGCCATCACCGCCGCGTCCATCAGACGACACCGCTGGAAAAGAGAGG atgCTGATGGGATGAGTGTAGGAGAGGACTCGTTCAATCTCAATGACCCAGATGAAGGTTTCTCCTCGGGAGCGTCCAACAGCAGCCAGCCCAGCGCCACCAAGCTAGGGGGCCCAGCGCCCAGGGCGGGGAGCCAGAGGAGCAGCGCTGTCAGGAAGACTGTCACCGCCAGACTGTcccgggagagagacagagacagggagaaggagctgatgcagagagagaaggagttggagaaaatgaaagaacaggagagagtgcgggagagggagagagagctggagagagcgagggagagggagagggagcgagTGAGGATGGCGGAAAATCGCAGAGAGCTATTCTCAGATATCCAGGCCATGCCCACAGCTCTGAGGCGACGCCAGCAGGCCCCTCCCATTCCACCGCCCTCCGCTCCGCTCACCATGGACACAATCGAGATCGAGCTTAGTCCAATCAATAAGCAGATGTCCTCCCCTGGCCCTGCCTCCAGCCCCTCCCCCTGCCCTTTGGTCAGAACCgtcagctcctcctcctccaagtCACTGTATGAAGGTGTGAACATGAACCTGAATGGCGGCAGCAGCAGAGGGGGTGATTTTGGGGGTTCAGGGGGGCTGGAGGGTGCTTTGGGTGGGATGGGGGCCAGCGCCGGGGGCGGGGCCCACCGCTACTCCACCATCAGCCTGCAAGAGGAGGTGCTGGCCCGGCCTGAGGAGAACCAGGAGTTACTTTCCCCTGGAGCTCCTCTCACCAAGCAGTCCCGCTCTCCCAGCTTTAACATGCAGATCATATCACAGGTGTAG